GCCGCCATTGTCCTAAGTGTTGGTAACGCCCTCAAGCACCATAGATATACTCTACACGCCACCCATCATCAGACTGTCACTGTAGCCACTCCGCCTCTATTATTGACGCATAGACGCCACAGACTATCTACAGAAGCTACAGACTTAAACAAAAGAGCATCGGATTGGATTCTCTCAAATGCCTTCAAGGATTTTTATAAAGTATTAGATTGCTTAAAGTAAGTATAAAGGTCCAGCAGCATAGAAGAGTCAAACTTAAACTAGAAATGTTTATGTGAGAAATTTTCGCTCAGATGGGAAAAGGCAACTAGCCGAATTCCCTCTTAATTCTGTGACTATATATGTATAAGCGTTTGACATCAGTTTAGTCACCTCTACAGTATGATACAATATAAATCAATTTATTTCAGGTATTTATGCAGTGAAAATATAAACTGTTGTTAATGCTCGCATTTAATAATTACCAGGAAATGTTCAGGGATGCATCATACTGGGAATTATAATACCAGTACTTACCTAGCAGCCTTAATATAAGAGAGGGGCGGGGCAGGAGACACAGTACGTAATCAAGTTTATTGATCTTATtgatcagaagaaaaaaaagaaagaagtatgcAAGTAATATTTCTAAGTATGAGGCGAAGACATTAACTACCTATGTCttaattcttatttttcagTATAATGTACAACATACGTACAACATATACTGGTGAAAATAGTGCAGAAAGGTAAGCCAAATCTGCAGGATGTGATGAAGCCAAGCCcacttcccgtgaggaagtttACGGTGCGCTAATAAAAGTATTGCGCAAATAACACACTCTGCCCGCAAGACTAATTTTATTAAAAGTTTGTTGGCAAAGTAATAGGTTTTGTGTGACACGTTCACTAAACAGTACTTGTATACCTCAATTTAAGATCGTTACCTTCCAAAATTATCAATAGCTACTTACAGAAATTCTAGCAGCTTCGCAGAGCCTATCTAATAATAAGTCTACCTCCACTCTGCACCTCCACTTGTAATATACGCACAACACATTCCCATACCAACGAACATTTGCACTCTCCTTTACAAACAACAGTAGCCAAAGATcacattttctcccttttatttcatACTGAAGCTACTTATCTCATACTTCAGTAAGTGCAGTGCTATATAGTGAAGTCAAATCGCTTATCATAGTAAGAAATCAAAGTTTGTGTTTGAAAAGTTTGAGATCCTttgtcatctctctttctctctgtaaaaataaataaataaataaaaaagtaaaaatataaaaaaatataaaagccaATGTGTCAAGCTGATATCTTAAAAAACCGAGACATCAAAAAGCCACGTATTCATCTTGCTCGATCGTCGCTTAGTATTCTTGTATTATCAAGTCTTGTACTGTACATATACATGGCTTGCAGAACATTTACCACTCAATAACCcataaataatgaaagtaaaaatcacTTAGTACTACGCAAATCTTACACTAACTCTTGCCGTAGAAGAattttatacaattttttcttcatttcagagGCGATGATAATCCTTACCGGTACAGGAGGCGCAGTGACGGAGGCTCCATTGCCGCAGGATTACACACATGGGTGTTTCACGAGTTCCAATTGCCTCCATCATTTAAGAGTACCTACCATTTTAACCCACTCACACTTAACTGATAATCATTAATTTATAGTATTGAGTTTTCCAACGGTCGAGAAACAAAGATTCCAATATCAATATCAGGTTGAAGACGCTGGCTAACATAGAGGATGACATGTACAattgtacacacatacataggcaACTACACTGGTGTCTATTACACGTGGCCTAACTCTGAATTTATCGCTTTGCAGTAAGATTTACTCACCACTGTTTACTAATGGTACAGTGGTTCCCATACACCTGCCAGTAGCTACTTTGAATGACCAATGTCTAGTCATTCAGCAGTACGTAATCGCTTCACATTATATCACGGTAACTGCTTTCTGTTACACAAAGTAGAGACTGAAATGTTTGACTCAAACATTTCATCGTCACATCTCGACTACTTTTAAGTCTCAACGGAACTTGTTGGTTTTCAACCGTGTTAACATAGATGTGCTAGCAGAACAAGAATTCTGTACAATAAGCGAAGAAAACCCTATAAAACACCCATGAGAATTAGACTGATCATCTCAGTTACCTTTGAGAATTGtcttaatgaaagtaaaaaaggttTCAAAACACGAGTCTAGGACACTCACGGCTGAAAAAATTAAAGCACCACCTACTTACATTGGTAACTGAAGTACAAATAACCGCAAGACATCTCTGATTCTACTGAACCGTAAATAAGTGATGATTGCCGAAGCAGCTCGAGCACAATGTGACGCCCAGCACATCCACCGGGGAAGGTATTGGCGTTACCTCACGGTGCTGCATCACAGTAACGTAACCTTGACAATGTACCCTTCAAAATCCTTTGGGTGTCTCTGCATGTGCGTGCACCCCTGCCTGGGAGCCCCTGCTGCAATGCCACAACACGCAGATCGATggttctctctcccctctgctgCAACtctgtaaaaagaaataatgaataaatgaataaataaataaaaggaatacgTGTAGTGTGTCAGCGGTTTTCATGATTGGTACACTATAcatgtcattgttttgttttatcattatactgtcatcatcatttttcatcatttttcatcatttttattatcacgaTTATCATttataatattttcattattataatcaccaccattattattattattattattattgttattattattattattactattattattatcattattattattattattattattattattattattattattattattattattatcatcattattattattatcattatcattatcaatgttattgttattattattgttattgttattattatcattaatattattatcattattattattattattattgttgttattattattattattattattattattattattattattattattatcatcatcattcttactattatcatctttattatcattatcatcattatcattgttattattattattattattattattattattattattattattattattattattattattattattattattattattattattattattattattattattattattattattattattattattattattattattagtagtagtagtagtagtagtagtagtagtagtagtatcattattattattattattattattattattattattattattgttattattattattatcattattatcattattattattattattttattattatcattattattattattattattattattattattattattattattattattattattattaacattgttattgttgttattattattattattattattattattattattattattattattattattattattattatcaatattattattattattatcattattattgttattattattattattattattattattattattatcatcattactattatcattattgtcaatatttttatcattattattattattattattattattattattattattattattaaaattattgttattattattattattattaccattattatttttagtattctattattattcttattctatttcttcttattattattattgttattattatcaatattattattattattattattattattattattattattattattattattattattattattattatcattatcattattatcattatttattttttgttattattattaccgctatcattatcattatcattattattattatcattattattattattattattattattattattattattattattattattattattattattattattattattattattattattattattactattattattattattattattattattattattattattattattattattattattattattattattattatattattattattattattattattattattattattattattattattagtagtagtagtagcagcagcagtagcagcagcagcagcagcagcagcagcagcagcagcagcagcagcagcagcagcagcagcagcagcagcagcagcagcagcagcagcagcagcagcagcagcagcagcagcagcagcagcagcagcaacagtagcagcagcagcagcagcagcagcagcagcagcagcagcagcagcagtagcagtagcagcagcagtagtagtagtagtagtagtaatagtagtagtagtagtagtagtagtagtagcaatagtagaaggtttttctttctttgctacggctgctgctactgctactgttgttcttgttgttgttgatgatgatgttgttatcgttgttgatgttgttgttcttgttgctgctgcaggaaggaaaattaattaatcctttactctctctctctctctctctctctccacaagacGCCCCAATTCCATCATAATCCGCAAATCAATCATCATATATAAGAGTCCTACGTGGCAGCCCTGACAGTTCTAATccacacaaaggaggaggaaaaggagagtgagagataatgaaaaaaaaaaaaaaaaaaagctgtttcCGCCTTCAAAATTCTCCTGCTGAAGTCTTTCCTATTCAACTCCGGTCAGTCGCCTCGTCATCACATTACACCGGAtactgctcctccttcttctcctcctcctcctcctcctcctactactactactattactattactactactactacctatacATCGCCTTCTACGTTATTACTCTAAATCTTCACAACTTGCACTGTTTTCCTTATCGCCAGAATTTaatagtcaacactctcactgtaaggaaagaaagaaggagaaaaagaaatcagtAACGTCTAACATCACGTTCTCATaatctgtgggagagagagagggggggagaaaaAAACCTTCGtcacacacttctctctctctctctctctctctctctgagccttAGGCAGCTTAtggttcttcttcatctcattaTCAGCTTACATAACCCCAGCGAGTCATTGCCGGGCGGGGAACATTGTATGGCAGCAGGTGCAGCTTCCCCCTTATGTCTCGtcttgaccaccaccactacaataccactcccaccaccttccaacccaccactatcatcatcatcagctctATAGATCCCCTAAGGCAGGAGTGTTTGGCCTTTTACGACCTCAGCATTCTCTTTGTCCAGGCAGTCCAGCATCCCTGACTCCGACAAACACTACAGTTACAACACTAATATAAAGATTATGTAAAGCCAAATGAATACTGCTTAAGCTTTCACTTTGTTCATTCTCCAGAAATAACATCGTGGACGCCAaactttaaggaaaataaataagttcaGTGTTTTTCCTCACCATACGAAAATATGATGTGACAGTTGAAAATAGTTTAATATTAATCAAATGAAAAACACACTATCAAAAGTATTCCTAGCATTGTGTTATCATGTATGCAGCATTTCCAgcacctctgtttttttttttttttttttatcacccacAGGTTAATAAGACACTGCACTAAAGGAATAAGGTCTCTCTGAACTCtactcaaatctctctctctctctctctctctctctctctctctcaaagccctGCAATTCCAAACTGTACCAATAAAACCTCTCATTCTTATCTCTCCAACTAATAGTAATAGATTGAGTCTGGAGAAGTATGCGGTTTTGCTTTCTATGAAGATGTTGAATGTGTTGCCTGAGCAGCCGCAAGAGTACTGTATATCAACTAAATGTATCACTGTTTGCGAGTCAGGTAATTTGATCAAGACAAAGCTAAATATGTTCATAAGTTCACAATAAGCGTCTCGTCTCCTCTAGAAAATATGccacttccattttttctatGATAGTGAGTAGGAATTCCGCTATCCGGTttactatttgtgtgtgtgtgtgtgtgtgtgtgtgtgtgtgtgtgtgtgtgtgtgcgcgcagtgAGAGGTGTGTTTGGTAGTTCACTCATACCTTTTTCAACGTCgcttttgcacacacacaccaacaagccACTCAAGAAACTCAAACTGTGTACGTCTATAATTATCTTTATTTGCATACCTGGCACCACAGACCCTTTTAACGGCATGTCCCTTTCCTGGTCTGAATGAAAATGCTCCTACTGAATCTGATTGTTCAAAGCCACTGTTCTTTAGAGGCACATGAGGCAAAAGgtaccttccttcctgtctttatttCGGTTTGCACACGCTTAATCATCGTTTCCTGTGTATTCTTGTATCCCAGACAGTTTCTGGTTAGCAACTATGACACCGGGAGtcgtgaaggagaggagggctTGGGTAGTGGATAGCAGGTGTCGCAGacgctcctccttctgctacaaaAATAACGGGAGATTCCAATGCCAAGGCTGAATTATCCTTCAGCCACTCAGTAAGCGTTACATTCCTTATAATTTCTCGTACTCATATAATAAAGTCTTGCTCCCTTTAGCGTTtctttcagtgtaatttttttgctTTCGATAAGTCACTAGCGGATGTTGTGTCTTATTCCAAATGTTGTTTTCCATAGTTTGAGCCAGCGTGAGGTGTGTGGTTGGAGGTGTGATGCTCGGTGAGTGGGCGGCTCTCCTACCTGTCTTGAGGCTCCGACGGCGGGTCAACGACTGTTCCTGGGAGGTGAATTCTTCCTAGAAAGCTTTGATGCGTTTCATATTTCTTCGCCGTTCTTCATTCTTACTTGTACAGGAAATGGTTATGTTTTAAGTTATAACAATAAATCCGGATGTCTGGTCCTGATGCCTCTTTGTTTCGTAACTAGAAGTAAATTAAGTTTATTAGATTTTATGGTGTGATTTCAAATAGACGATATTGAAGGAAATTTTACCGGAACATAAGGGAGGCAGGATGGGATGTGAGGAGCAAATCAGCTGGCCGGGTTTAGCGGTTTACTACACGTCAGTCCAACAAGGAACGCCGCGACGAAACCACGGTGCTGCCTAGACTGTGTTGCTCGAGATTCTTTTGATGATGCGTCACTGACCATCTGCCGGTGCTGCTTGTGGCGTGCAGTggtgactcgtgtgtgtgtgtgaggagaggcTTGCTGACGTGGACCATGCTTGCGTGACTCAGAGTTCCCCACCTTAGACAGAACTGATCCGCCAGTGGTCACAGTTGATAGTGCTTATTGTGTGGAGTGTTACAGCAGCCAACGAACATTACTCTGAAAGCATAATGCTCGGGAGAAACATTCTTCATTTGTGGGTGGTTGTGGCGATAGTGGTGGCGGCCACGGGCGTAGAGGTGACCCTTGCCTCCACCCAAGCAGACACAGGTGGAAAGAGCGACGCTTCTCGTCTACAGGAGGTCCAGGAAGAATTTTTAAATGTTGTAGGCAATTCGACGATGTCTATCAAAACTGTAGGTGACTTGATGGCGATCCTACACTCTCAAACTGGTCAGCAAATGGGTCGCCTGCTGATGGAGGGTATCATGCTGGGTGCCGTTCAGAAAGACACTGGAGCACTTCTCTCAAATTTTTGGACTCAGTTTCAGGGGCGTCTCTCTCCAGAACTCCAGGACATACTTAAAGATTACAGCGACTTCTTTGGAGGCTTAGACCTCGCTACCTTACCCCTCGCATGGGAAAAATTGttcaaaaaaaatgaattagggATCAGCCTGGCGGAGATACCCATGGGTCAACTGGTGGATCTTCTGCAGCCCACTGCTTCGAAATACGGCGTGGATCTAACGGCATTCATGAACTCAGTAATGGGAAAAGGTGAAAACAACATAAGGGATCTCATTTATGGCGCTCTTGATAACTTAGATGTCATGTCTCTTGTGTCACGATTCCTAAACTCCACATCTGCTGGCACCAGCGTGGAGACGATAGACACTAATCCAGAGCAGACTGTAAGAAGCAAATCAAAGGCTGGAGGAAAGcctaagaaaggaaaagtggacGCACCTCTGCGATTGTTCAGACCTTTAATAACATCACTGTTGCGTGAAAATAAGATTGACCTGGATGCTGACGCAGTACTGGAAGTGTTATCGCCCTTGCTGAGTGGAGACCTGCTTTCCCAGGCTGCTCCGATACTGGCTGCTCTTGGTTCCCAGGCAGGCGACGGCCTCGGCCCTCTCATTGGCAACATTTTGGGAGGGGTAGATGGGAAAGACACACAAAAGCAAATGGGTGCTCTCCTTGGCGGAGTGGGCGCCCTACTTGGAGGCGGTGGTGACCAAAGGATGGATCTCGCCTCTATGATGACCATGGCGTCCATGTTCTTGAACACCGGAAAATCAAACAAATCTaacagagggaagaaagaaaaaaacacgaaagaaagtCCGGCTATAGCGACAAAACCTGACCTCGGCACACTGGCGAGTCTGGCAGGGAAATTAGCAGAAGACAATGATATCGATATAAATTCGCTCTTAGAGACAGCGAGTAGTCTTCTTACATCAAATCAGAAGAAAAATACCGCAAAGACTGAGGAAATCAAACAGGATAT
This genomic interval from Portunus trituberculatus isolate SZX2019 chromosome 35, ASM1759143v1, whole genome shotgun sequence contains the following:
- the LOC123513040 gene encoding uncharacterized protein LOC123513040, translated to MLGRNILHLWVVVAIVVAATGVEVTLASTQADTGGKSDASRLQEVQEEFLNVVGNSTMSIKTVGDLMAILHSQTGQQMGRLLMEGIMLGAVQKDTGALLSNFWTQFQGRLSPELQDILKDYSDFFGGLDLATLPLAWEKLFKKNELGISLAEIPMGQLVDLLQPTASKYGVDLTAFMNSVMGKGENNIRDLIYGALDNLDVMSLVSRFLNSTSAGTSVETIDTNPEQTVRSKSKAGGKPKKGKVDAPLRLFRPLITSLLRENKIDLDADAVLEVLSPLLSGDLLSQAAPILAALGSQAGDGLGPLIGNILGGVDGKDTQKQMGALLGGVGALLGGGGDQRMDLASMMTMASMFLNTGKSNKSNRGKKEKNTKESPAIATKPDLGTLASLAGKLAEDNDIDINSLLETASSLLTSNQKKNTAKTEEIKQDIAKPIAQKPPKEKTDFQKDRDQVTASPKRGSKSKHLLDLVESILLSMQTDKQCNRKIKDVILFSKAFLNKKLSGVGDLTELLPRLVAMSGSDFISKNDLDNLMVTLKRNLAHATWTDLFESLQREEYRESLGRSITPTLADLVTLLASSEVQQRLYEAAVPKIQALFAAYGMRGVTMDNFPELVAPMMGLVTRGWDLPFKPTAFLVPLRNYLQGLREWVAAGLASVHDLQSKELVQAVVRVTLKEVGDGVVTVARKTKGTKSACLPVVLCGINRDMEQTSLAAAATRTASLVFATGPALEESDSALLMKIVQAASGKVDKCEEMFLEGCTDLGPEEANQAYGHIEL